A window of Stutzerimonas stutzeri genomic DNA:
TGGTCAGTTCCATTTCAATCTGCTGGCCAGCAACGGCCAGGTCGTGCTGTCCAGCGAGCAGTACAAGGCCCACGCCTCAGCGCTCAACGGCATCGACTCGGTACGCAAGAATGCCGTGCGCGAGCATGCCTTCGAGGTCAAGGAATCCAGCAACGGCAAGTTCTACTTCGTGCTCAAAGCGAGTAACGCTCAGGTCATCGGCCAGAGCCAGATGTATGCCAGCCTGCACAGCGCCGAACAGGGTTGCGATTCGGTTCGCCGTCACGCTCCGAATGCCGCCCTGCAAGATGAAAGTGCCGCACCGGTTGCCTGAGCGGCTACCCAG
This region includes:
- a CDS encoding YegP family protein — encoded protein: MSGKFQLKRASNGQFHFNLLASNGQVVLSSEQYKAHASALNGIDSVRKNAVREHAFEVKESSNGKFYFVLKASNAQVIGQSQMYASLHSAEQGCDSVRRHAPNAALQDESAAPVA